Below is a genomic region from Alphaproteobacteria bacterium.
GTTTGTTGATTCAAACACCTATTCATCTTAGGACGTCACAGATTCCAGAATCTCAAAGCCATTTTCAACCTTGGGAAAATCGTAAAGTCCTCGGGTAAAGTGTCTGATCTTTCCTGTTTTCACAAGAGACTCCAAAATATGCTCAATACTTGTACTGGATCCTAAATCCTCAAGATCTTTCGGTGTAAAAATCCAGCCAGGCCTCTTCCCCTCGAGACGATGCAGTATCTGCTTTTCAATGCTTTCCATGTTTAAATTCCCCCTGCTTTTTTTTCTTTAAGTATAGAGAGAAGAAAGGAGGGGCTTCAACGTTTTTGAAAAATATTCCCAGTTAAACAGCACATCCACACGATGTGTTTTTTTGGAAAACAGGCTTAAGAATAATTCGCGGAGCCATAGTTCACCTCTCGGTCTGTCGGTTTCTGGCAACTTATTTACATCCGCCCAATAATATATAAACCAGACTCACTTTCGTTATTTTAAATCAGTATTCAAAAAATTTTCCAGTTTCTCTAGATTGTTTATCTCTGGTGCTGCTTTGCAAAATTTTATCCATAGAGCAAATTGCAA
It encodes:
- a CDS encoding type IV toxin-antitoxin system AbiEi family antitoxin domain-containing protein; translated protein: MESIEKQILHRLEGKRPGWIFTPKDLEDLGSSTSIEHILESLVKTGKIRHFTRGLYDFPKVENGFEILESVTS